In Oncorhynchus nerka isolate Pitt River linkage group LG26, Oner_Uvic_2.0, whole genome shotgun sequence, one DNA window encodes the following:
- the LOC135564628 gene encoding ferritin, middle subunit-like, translating to MESQIRQNYHHDCEAAINRMINLEMFASYTYTSMAFYFSRDDVALPGFAHFFKENSDEEREHADKLLSFQNKRGGRILLQDIKKPERDEWGNGLEAMQCALQLEKNVNQALLDLHKIASDKVDPHLCDFLETHYLNEQVEAIKKLGDHITNLTKMDVVKNKMAEYLFDKQTLGGQS from the exons ATGGAGTCTCAGATCCGCCAGAACTATCACCACGATTGCGAAGCTGCTATCAACCGGATGATCAACTTGGAGATGTTTGCCTCCTACACCTACACTTCAATG gCTTTCTATTTCTCCCGTGACGATGTGGCTCTGCCTGGCTTCGCGCATTTCTTCAAGGAGAACAGCGACGAGGAGCGGGAGCACGCCGACAAGCTACTCTCCTTCCAGAACAAGCGAGGTGGACGCATTTTACTCCAGGACATCAAG AAGCCAGAACGTGATGAGTGGGGCAATGGGCTGGAGGCAATGCAGTGTGCTCTGCAGCTGGAGAAGAATGTGAACCAGGCCCTGCTGGACCTGCACAAGATTGCCTCTGACAAGGTTGACCCCCAT CTTTGTGACTTCCTGGAGACCCATTACCTGAATGAGCAGGTGGAGGCCATTAAGAAGCTGGGTGACCACATCACCAACCTCACCAAGATGGATGTTGTCAAAAACAAGATGGCAGAGTACCTGTTTGACAAGCAGACCCTGGGAGGCCAGAGCTAA